The Deltaproteobacteria bacterium IMCC39524 DNA segment GGGCGGATTGCCGGGATCAACCGGGCGTTTAAAAACTCCATCGAGGAATACGATTACCCGGCTGGATACCAGACGTTCTTCCCGATCAAGGTTAATCAGCAACGCCAGGTCGTCGAGGCAATCACCGAGTTTGGTAAGCGGCACAATATTGGCCTCGAGGTTGGCTCCAAGCCGGAACTGGTGGCGGCGATTTCCTTTGCGACCGGTAAAGATCTGCCGATCATCTGCAACGGTTACAAAGACAACGATTATATCGAGACGGTTCTCTACGCCAACAAGATCGGCTACGACATCACTATTGTGGTTGAAAAACTCTTTGAGCTGGAGAAGATTATCACCCTGTCGGAGAAAATCGGTATCGTGCCGAAGCTCGGTATCAGGGTTAAACTCTCCGCAAAGGGCACGGGCAAATGGGCGACCTCCGGCGGTAGTGATGCGAAGTTTGGTCTGAAAATTTCCGAACTACTGGCGGCCATCGACCTGCTCAAAGAGCATGATCTGCTCGACGAGGTTAAACTGCTGCATTTCCATATCGGCAGTCAGATCACTAAGATCGACAAGATTAAAAATGCCCTGGTCGAGGGCGCGCGGATCTACGCTGAGATGAAGAAAATGGGGGTGGGCCTTGAATACCTCGATGTTGGTGGCGGCCTGGGTGTCGATTATGATGGTTCGAAGTCGAGCTACTTCTCAAGTGTCAATTACTCCATCGAAGAGTACGCCAATGACGTTATCTACCAGGTGAAAAACATCTGTGAAGAGGCGGATGTGCCCTGCCCGAATATCATCTCTGAGTCTGGACGGGCGATCGTCGCGCACTATTCGGTTCTGATCACCAATATCCTCAATACGAATACCCAGAACGCCCTGCCTGATTATGAAGATGTCATCGAGGAAGCTGAAAAGCTCTCGCCGACCGTTAAGAAGCTTTACGATATCCACAAAAGCCTCGATCGGCACTCTCTGCGTGAGGATTATCACGATACCCTGCAACTCATCCAGGAGGCCGTAAGTCTCTTCCGGTTGGGTTACCTGACCCTGCACGACCGGGCTCTTGCCGAGTGGCTCTGCAACAAGATCTTCATCCAAATTAACGAAATTGTAGAGCGCATGCGTGAAGTTCCCGATGACTTGCAGGCCTTCCATCTGAGCTTACGACAGACCTACTTTGCCAACTTCTCGCTCTTTCAATCGGTTCCGGACTCCTGGGCGATCGATCAGCTTTTTCCGATTATGCCGCTGCAAAGGCTCAGTCAGAAGCCGGACGTTATGGCAACGATTGCCGATATTACCTGTGATTCCGATGGCGAGGTGAGCAGCTTCGTTGGCGAGCACGGCCGCACCAAGTATCTGCCGCTGCACAAGGTGTCGGCGGAGGAAGATTACTACATCGGCTTCTTCATGATCGGTGCTTACCAGGAAATTCTCGGCGATATGCACAACCTTTTTGGAGACACCAACGCGGTGCATATCTCTTTCAACAAAAAAACCAAGTACAAGATTGATTCGATCATTAAGGGTGATGCGACCTGGGAGAGCCTTAAGTACGTCCAGTACAAGGGCCCGGAAATTCTCAAACAGGTACAAGAAACACTCGAAAAGAAAGTCGCAACGCGCCAGGTTTCATTTGAGGAGACCAGCCATTTTATTGAACTGTTGGATAAGATGCTGGTGTCTTATACGTACCTTGGGGAATAACCGGGGGCTGGAGATCGGAGACTGGGGGCTGGCTAGACCATTGACATTAAAAGAGGGGCGCTTCCGGTTGGAAGCGCCCCTCTTGAACTTTTAGCTCTATGGGGAAAAGAGAGAGGACTCTTCCAGCCCCTAGCCCCCAGCCTCCGACCCGCCGCTTTTTCTCTCATTCATCACCTTGTAAGCACAGAATTCACCGCACATAGTGCAGGCGCCGTGCTCTTCATCAACGCCCGATTCGGCTCTTATGCGGCGTGCTTTTTCAGGATCCATGGCGATGGCGAACTGGCCTTCCCAGTCAAGCTCCTTGCGGCACTTCGCCATGGCGATGTCCTTCTCCATGGCGCCGGGTACGCCCTTGACGATATCGCCGGCATGGGCAGCGATGCGGCAAGCGATAACACCTTCGTGGACATCCTCGACCGTTGGCAGAGCGAGGTGCTCGCTGGCGGTGACGTAACAGAGGAAGTCGGCGCCGGCCGCCGCAGCCAGGGTGCCGCCGATAGCGCAGGTGATATGGTCATAGCCCGGGGCAATGTCAGTGACCAGCGGGCCAAGAACGTAGAAAGGTGCGCCGTGGCAGAGGCGCTTTTGCAGCTGAATATTCATCTCAATCTGGTTCAGAGGCACGTGACCAGGGCCTTCGATCATCACCTGGATGCCGGCTTTCCAGGCGCGCTGTGTCAACTCGCCGAGCAGGATCAGCTCCTGGATTTGGGCGCGGTCGCTGGCATCAGCCAAGCAACCGGGGCGGAAGCCGTCACCGAGAGAGAGAGTGGCATCGTAAGGCTTGACGATTTCCAGCAGACGGTCGAACTGTTCGAAGAGTGGGTTCTCGGCATTGTTGTGGGTCATCCACTCAACGGTGAAGGAACCACCGCGGGAAACGACCTCCATGATGCGGCCTTCGTTGTCCATACGCTCGACGGTTGCCCGGGTCACGCCGCAGTGCACGGTGATGAAGTCAACGCCGTCATCGAGGTGTTTGATGATCCCTTCGAAGATCTCATCGGCGGTCATGTCGACCATCGCCTTGCCCTTGCGGGTCACCGTGTCGACTGCGGCCTGGTAAAGCGGTACCGAGCCGATACAGGCTGTGGTCTCACTGATGATGGCGGAGCGGATCTCATCAATCGGTCCGCCGGTGGAGAGGTCCATAATGGCATCAGCGCCTGCTGCAACGGCCACGCGGGCCTTCTCCAGCTCTTTGTCGATGCTGGTGTCGTCTTTGCTCGTGCCTATGTTGGCATTGACCTTGGTGCGCAACCCTTTGCCAACCGCTAACGGGATGCCGTTAGTGTGCTTGTTGTTATGGCAAATGATCGCGGTACCTTCGGCGATGCGCTGGCGCAGGATCTCCGGATCCATACCTTCGGTTGCTGCGGCTTGCTTCATTTTGTCTGAAACAACGCCCTGGCGGGCGAGTTCTAGTTGGGTCAGTGTGCTTTGTGTTTTCATGAATCCTCTTTTTTCGTATGTGTTTTTTGCGAGATACTGATTTGAAAATATAAAAGATTAACGCCCGTTCGCTGTGCTCACTCAAGACGCCAAGAGAATCTGGGAAAGACGCAAAGAGTTAATAGAGTTAATAAGTAAAGTTAAGGTTTTACCTGTGTTCAATTGGTTTTTTTACCTTGGGCTAAGGGCCCTTTGCGCCTTTCTTGTCACTCTCTGCGCCTTTGCGTTAAATGCTTATCCTCTTTTTTGATATATCTCCGTGTCCTTCGTGCTCTCTATGGTTCAACGATCCTGTAATTTCTCACGCTCCGCATCCCGCACAGCCTTGGCACCAGCGAAATGGTTGATCGGTCCATGCCCACCACCTAAAGGTGCTGCATGAAGGATCGCTTCTTTGATAAAGAGCTTGGCTGACGCCGCGGCTTTGATCAGTGGCTGCCCCTGGGCGATAAAAGTCGCAAGCGCTGCTGAATAGGTGCAGCCGGTACCATGTGTGTTTGCCGTGTCGATACGCTCTGCCGCCAGTCTTGTTCTTGATGTGCCCGCGAGGAGTACATCGATGGCATCCTCTTCACGGTGACCACCTTTAAGCAGAACGTGGCGGGCCCCCATGGCTTGCAATTCCTTTGCTGCTTCCTCCATCTCCTCCAGCGTTTTGATCTCTTTCCCGGTCAAGGCTTCAGCTTCGGGGATGTTGGGTGTCAGGAGATAGGTGCAGGGTAAGAGCTGTGAGCGGACAGCTTCAACTGCGTCCTGCTTTAAAAGGGCTGCGCCGCCTTTGGCAATCATGACCGGATCGACGACTGTAAGCAGGTTGTGCTTTTGTATAAGCTCTGCGACGGTGGTGACGATCTCAGCACTGTAGAGCATACCGGTCTTAATCGTATCGACGCCGATGTCAGTTATGACCGCTTCGGCCTGTTTGGCAACGAAACTTGCTGATGCCGGAGAGAGCCCATGTACGCCGAGGGTGTTCTGTGCCGTCAATACGGTGATGGCACTGGCTCCGAAAGACCCAAGCAGGGTGATTGTCTTAAGGTCGGCCTGGATACCTGCGCCGCCGCCGGAATCCGAGCCGGCAATCGTCATGACTCTGGTTGTTCCCGATGGCTTCCTGCAGTTGAAAAGCAGGGCCAGTTCTTTTGCTGCAAGGGCCGGGTTTGGGTCCTCTGAGACCGCCGAGATGACAGCCAGCGCGTCGGCTCCTGCATCAAGAGCATCGGAAGCGTTTGTCCAATTGACACCGCCGATGGCGACCAGCGGGATTTTTACGGCACGACGAACCTTGTTTAAGGTTTCCAGACCAACCAGTTCGGCATCGTCTTTGGTCCTGGTGGGAAAAATGCTGCCGATGCCGATGTAGTCGACACCAGCCATCTCCGCCTTGAGAGCCTGGTCAACGCTACGGGTCGAAACACCGATCACTTTATTCTCTCCAAGCAGTTTTCGGGCATCGTGAACTGAACCGTCATCCTGGCCCAGGTGGACGCCATCGGCAAAACAGGCAACGGCGAGCTCCGCGCTATCGTTGACCAGGAAGGTTGCTCCGGCCTCTTTACAGAGTTGTACCAGTTGCCGCGCCAGCATGACCTTCGCATCGGCCGAACGTTCCTTGTCGCGGTATTGCACCACGCGAACTCCACCACGCAGCCCCTCGCGGACGACATG contains these protein-coding regions:
- the speA gene encoding biosynthetic arginine decarboxylase; this translates as MERWTIKSAQKAYNIENWGDGYFSINRKGHVCVHPSPHSKYAIDLRTLVDDLIKRKIKPPILLRFMDVLQGRIAGINRAFKNSIEEYDYPAGYQTFFPIKVNQQRQVVEAITEFGKRHNIGLEVGSKPELVAAISFATGKDLPIICNGYKDNDYIETVLYANKIGYDITIVVEKLFELEKIITLSEKIGIVPKLGIRVKLSAKGTGKWATSGGSDAKFGLKISELLAAIDLLKEHDLLDEVKLLHFHIGSQITKIDKIKNALVEGARIYAEMKKMGVGLEYLDVGGGLGVDYDGSKSSYFSSVNYSIEEYANDVIYQVKNICEEADVPCPNIISESGRAIVAHYSVLITNILNTNTQNALPDYEDVIEEAEKLSPTVKKLYDIHKSLDRHSLREDYHDTLQLIQEAVSLFRLGYLTLHDRALAEWLCNKIFIQINEIVERMREVPDDLQAFHLSLRQTYFANFSLFQSVPDSWAIDQLFPIMPLQRLSQKPDVMATIADITCDSDGEVSSFVGEHGRTKYLPLHKVSAEEDYYIGFFMIGAYQEILGDMHNLFGDTNAVHISFNKKTKYKIDSIIKGDATWESLKYVQYKGPEILKQVQETLEKKVATRQVSFEETSHFIELLDKMLVSYTYLGE
- the thiD gene encoding bifunctional hydroxymethylpyrimidine kinase/phosphomethylpyrimidine kinase, with the translated sequence MIQGLYLITPQGSDEQILHVVREGLRGGVRVVQYRDKERSADAKVMLARQLVQLCKEAGATFLVNDSAELAVACFADGVHLGQDDGSVHDARKLLGENKVIGVSTRSVDQALKAEMAGVDYIGIGSIFPTRTKDDAELVGLETLNKVRRAVKIPLVAIGGVNWTNASDALDAGADALAVISAVSEDPNPALAAKELALLFNCRKPSGTTRVMTIAGSDSGGGAGIQADLKTITLLGSFGASAITVLTAQNTLGVHGLSPASASFVAKQAEAVITDIGVDTIKTGMLYSAEIVTTVAELIQKHNLLTVVDPVMIAKGGAALLKQDAVEAVRSQLLPCTYLLTPNIPEAEALTGKEIKTLEEMEEAAKELQAMGARHVLLKGGHREEDAIDVLLAGTSRTRLAAERIDTANTHGTGCTYSAALATFIAQGQPLIKAAASAKLFIKEAILHAAPLGGGHGPINHFAGAKAVRDAEREKLQDR
- the thiC gene encoding phosphomethylpyrimidine synthase ThiC, whose amino-acid sequence is MKTQSTLTQLELARQGVVSDKMKQAAATEGMDPEILRQRIAEGTAIICHNNKHTNGIPLAVGKGLRTKVNANIGTSKDDTSIDKELEKARVAVAAGADAIMDLSTGGPIDEIRSAIISETTACIGSVPLYQAAVDTVTRKGKAMVDMTADEIFEGIIKHLDDGVDFITVHCGVTRATVERMDNEGRIMEVVSRGGSFTVEWMTHNNAENPLFEQFDRLLEIVKPYDATLSLGDGFRPGCLADASDRAQIQELILLGELTQRAWKAGIQVMIEGPGHVPLNQIEMNIQLQKRLCHGAPFYVLGPLVTDIAPGYDHITCAIGGTLAAAAGADFLCYVTASEHLALPTVEDVHEGVIACRIAAHAGDIVKGVPGAMEKDIAMAKCRKELDWEGQFAIAMDPEKARRIRAESGVDEEHGACTMCGEFCAYKVMNERKSGGSEAGG